One genomic segment of Salinigranum rubrum includes these proteins:
- a CDS encoding PfkB family carbohydrate kinase: MHEVVSLGSVNVDHVGYLSDDAVAALEGRYDWLPEPGETVAVDAVPGDLRDRLTEVSLGGKGANQAVAAALAGVETAFLGCVGDDEADYGVCRGISDRGVDVSEVARVDGPTGSAYIVVDESAENRITILAGANAAVDRAYVESRLDVVENASVLLLQNEIPTAGTLWLLDRLVDAPDAPTVVVDPAPAAGAEPLVTHEAVDVVVPNATEFAHLEPELAAFAGTLVVTHGGDLVSVSGPESFEVAPPAVDPVDTTGAGDIFTGYLAATLSTGGDLRAAVERASTAAALSTESEGVQPAVPDAETVDARC; encoded by the coding sequence ATGCACGAGGTGGTGAGTCTCGGAAGCGTCAACGTCGATCACGTCGGGTATCTCTCCGACGACGCGGTCGCGGCGCTCGAAGGACGGTACGACTGGCTGCCGGAACCGGGCGAGACGGTTGCCGTCGACGCGGTCCCGGGAGACCTCCGCGACCGACTGACGGAGGTTTCGCTGGGCGGCAAGGGCGCGAACCAGGCCGTCGCGGCCGCGCTCGCGGGCGTCGAGACGGCGTTTCTCGGGTGCGTCGGCGACGACGAGGCCGACTACGGCGTCTGCCGCGGCATCAGTGACCGGGGCGTCGACGTCTCCGAAGTCGCCCGCGTCGACGGCCCGACCGGGTCGGCGTACATCGTCGTCGACGAGTCCGCAGAGAACCGCATCACCATCCTCGCCGGCGCGAACGCCGCGGTCGACCGCGCCTACGTCGAGTCCCGACTGGACGTCGTCGAGAACGCGTCGGTGCTCCTCCTCCAGAACGAGATACCCACTGCGGGCACCCTCTGGCTCCTCGACCGACTCGTCGACGCACCCGACGCCCCGACCGTCGTCGTCGACCCCGCACCGGCGGCGGGCGCCGAGCCGCTCGTCACCCACGAGGCGGTCGACGTGGTCGTCCCGAACGCGACCGAGTTCGCCCACCTCGAACCCGAACTCGCGGCGTTCGCGGGGACGCTCGTCGTCACGCACGGCGGCGACCTCGTCAGCGTCAGCGGACCGGAGTCGTTCGAGGTGGCGCCGCCGGCGGTCGACCCCGTCGACACCACCGGGGCGGGCGACATCTTCACGGGCTACCTCGCGGCCACGCTGTCCACCGGCGGCGATCTCAGAGCCGCGGTCGAGCGCGCGTCGACGGCCGCGGCGCTTTCGACCGAGTCCGAGGGCGTTCAGCCGGCCGTTCCCGACGCGGAGACGGTCGACGCGCGGTGTTGA
- a CDS encoding ATP-binding protein yields MAERDDFVAALTEAGDGLPDASVRVVEVETVAEARTALQGEDAGRVVVVGPDAETLAAAFESATNGRQSVVAVPVSDDWHDALSQCLHAVVDGWQTAQLLRSEQDRLTDALDALDDVFYIYDADGRLVRWNSRLNDVFGLDDVELAGLRADAFFVDTSRERVRNAAREALAGNDVVVEADAETELGTVRFELTGRPLIDDDGQVVGFSGVARDVTQSRRTRERLAQENEDLDAFGRVLTHDLRNPLGVATGYLEQHRESDDSPELRRVARALERMDDLIDEVRSSSRDAHLSRSTVALADVVQQAWDAVETRDALLVVDTWASVEANPRRLQRLLENLFRNCVEHAGAAPTVRVGDFDGGFFVADDGPGVPDELREDVFRTGFTTASGGTGYGLSIVRELAGMHGWRVDVTTDPSGGARFAVHGVDIDRANADADRGVSERADGRDRAS; encoded by the coding sequence GTGGCCGAACGCGACGACTTCGTCGCGGCGTTGACCGAGGCCGGTGACGGTCTCCCCGACGCCTCCGTCCGGGTGGTCGAGGTCGAAACCGTGGCCGAGGCGCGGACCGCGCTCCAGGGGGAAGACGCGGGCCGCGTCGTGGTCGTCGGCCCCGACGCGGAGACCCTCGCGGCGGCGTTCGAGAGCGCGACGAACGGCCGTCAGTCGGTCGTCGCGGTGCCGGTCAGCGACGACTGGCACGACGCGCTCTCGCAGTGTCTGCACGCGGTCGTCGATGGATGGCAGACCGCACAGCTCCTCCGGAGCGAACAGGACCGACTCACCGACGCCCTCGACGCCCTCGACGACGTCTTCTACATCTACGACGCCGATGGCCGGCTGGTGCGGTGGAACAGCCGGCTCAACGACGTCTTCGGTCTCGACGACGTCGAACTCGCGGGGCTCCGCGCCGACGCGTTCTTCGTCGACACCTCCCGCGAGCGGGTCCGGAACGCGGCCAGGGAGGCGCTGGCCGGCAACGACGTCGTCGTCGAAGCCGACGCCGAGACGGAGTTGGGGACGGTCCGGTTCGAACTCACCGGCCGTCCACTCATCGACGACGACGGACAGGTCGTCGGCTTCAGCGGCGTCGCACGCGACGTCACGCAGTCGCGGCGGACGAGAGAGCGACTCGCCCAGGAGAACGAGGACCTCGACGCCTTCGGGCGCGTGCTGACACACGACCTGCGGAACCCGCTCGGCGTCGCCACCGGGTACCTCGAACAGCACCGGGAGTCGGACGATAGCCCCGAACTTCGCCGCGTCGCCCGCGCCTTAGAGCGGATGGACGACCTCATCGACGAGGTTCGGAGTTCGTCACGCGACGCTCACCTCTCCCGGTCGACCGTCGCGCTGGCCGACGTCGTCCAGCAGGCGTGGGACGCGGTCGAGACGCGCGACGCGCTCCTCGTCGTGGACACATGGGCCAGCGTCGAAGCGAACCCGAGACGCCTCCAGCGCCTCCTCGAGAACCTCTTCCGGAACTGCGTCGAACACGCGGGCGCGGCGCCAACCGTCCGCGTGGGTGACTTCGACGGCGGCTTCTTCGTCGCCGACGACGGCCCCGGCGTCCCGGACGAACTCCGCGAGGACGTCTTCCGGACCGGCTTCACCACCGCGAGCGGCGGAACGGGCTACGGGCTCAGCATCGTCCGCGAACTGGCGGGGATGCACGGGTGGCGCGTCGACGTGACGACCGATCCCTCCGGCGGTGCACGCTTTGCGGTCCACGGCGTCGACATCGACCGCGCGAACGCCGACGCGGACCGGGGTGTGAGTGAGCGCGCCGACGGCCGCGACCGCGCCTCCTGA